One part of the Mangrovibacillus cuniculi genome encodes these proteins:
- a CDS encoding MarR family winged helix-turn-helix transcriptional regulator produces the protein MELKECMNFLLSVSQNKVFKYFSKLLEEHGVTPAQYGVLNCLWKEGQLSPKQIGAMVHLEAPTISGILDKMQKADLIERSIDPTNRRNVLVMATPKSYEMKVDVEAATNHLNNLVLKKLSDEEKDELKKALQTIIQADFES, from the coding sequence ATGGAATTAAAAGAATGTATGAATTTTTTACTAAGTGTAAGTCAGAATAAAGTGTTTAAATATTTTAGCAAACTATTAGAGGAACATGGTGTAACTCCCGCACAATATGGTGTGTTGAATTGTTTGTGGAAAGAAGGACAATTATCTCCTAAACAAATTGGAGCGATGGTTCATCTAGAAGCACCAACTATATCAGGAATCTTAGACAAAATGCAAAAAGCTGATCTAATAGAACGTTCAATAGACCCGACTAATCGTAGAAATGTTTTAGTAATGGCTACACCAAAATCTTATGAAATGAAAGTAGATGTGGAAGCAGCAACAAATCACTTGAATAATTTGGTTCTAAAAAAATTATCAGATGAAGAAAAAGACGAACTAAAAAAAGCATTACAAACTATTATACAAGCTGATTTTGAATCTTAA
- a CDS encoding YhdH/YhfP family quinone oxidoreductase, with the protein MNTFKAIVLKEDQDQVVYDLENVTLNSLSEGEVLIKVAYSSINYKDMLAVQKNGGVIRHYPMIPGIDLSGTVVHSSDHRYSEGQNILVTGFDMGMSHTGGYAEYARVPADWIVPLPDNLTLKDAMVFGTAGFTAALSIMSLENNGMSIPNNPRILVTGSTGGVGSIALQILSKIGYKNISALVRKDHQEEVAKSLGATDVVFASELGEQTKPLNKQKYDFVLDTVGGDIASTLIPQIAYGGSMSMCGNAGGMKLTTTVLPFILRGINLLGIDSVNIPIHDRKGMWDKIANEWNISKTSLINEITLSDVPATMEVVKNGQHLGRSIIKV; encoded by the coding sequence ATGAATACATTCAAGGCGATTGTGTTAAAAGAAGACCAGGACCAAGTAGTGTATGATTTAGAAAATGTTACCCTTAACAGTCTCTCTGAGGGGGAAGTCTTGATTAAGGTAGCCTATTCTTCTATAAATTATAAAGACATGCTTGCTGTCCAAAAAAATGGTGGTGTCATTCGACATTATCCTATGATACCTGGTATTGATTTGAGTGGTACCGTTGTTCATTCATCTGATCATAGATACTCGGAAGGGCAGAACATTCTCGTAACAGGATTTGATATGGGGATGAGCCATACTGGAGGGTATGCAGAATATGCTAGAGTACCAGCGGATTGGATTGTTCCTTTACCAGACAACTTAACCCTTAAAGATGCAATGGTTTTTGGTACAGCAGGCTTTACTGCAGCGTTATCCATCATGTCACTAGAAAATAACGGGATGAGCATTCCTAACAATCCAAGAATATTAGTGACTGGTTCCACTGGTGGAGTCGGAAGTATTGCGCTCCAAATCCTTTCAAAAATTGGTTATAAAAATATATCTGCATTGGTTCGAAAAGATCATCAAGAAGAGGTAGCGAAATCTTTAGGAGCAACAGATGTTGTTTTTGCAAGTGAGTTAGGAGAACAGACCAAACCACTCAATAAACAAAAATATGATTTTGTATTAGATACGGTTGGAGGAGATATTGCCTCTACGTTAATTCCACAGATTGCTTATGGTGGAAGTATGAGTATGTGCGGAAATGCGGGCGGGATGAAGCTTACTACCACAGTGCTGCCCTTCATTCTAAGAGGAATTAATCTTTTAGGAATTGATTCCGTTAACATCCCAATTCATGATCGTAAGGGGATGTGGGATAAGATTGCGAACGAGTGGAATATTTCTAAAACTTCTCTCATTAATGAAATTACACTAAGTGATGTACCTGCTACCATGGAAGTGGTGAAAAATGGTCAGCATTTAGGAAGATCGATTATTAAGGTGTAA
- a CDS encoding CBO0543 family protein: protein MEEIIELRRELFSIVYSNWKENTLFTPQWWILLIIVIGLWFIWWKLVDKSRLMEVCFLGTVVGIVSTLLNSIGIELVLWGFPNQLFSLVKTFNLLDLTFIPITYMLLYQYFTRWLPYSIAVIIFGLLGSFIGQPLFTMLGIYETINWEYVYSFPVYLLIGFVGKLVVSFAKKHQTR from the coding sequence ATGGAGGAGATTATTGAATTAAGACGGGAATTGTTCTCTATTGTTTATTCCAATTGGAAAGAGAACACGCTCTTTACACCACAGTGGTGGATATTACTAATCATAGTAATTGGATTATGGTTTATTTGGTGGAAGTTAGTAGATAAGAGTAGATTAATGGAGGTATGTTTCTTAGGTACTGTTGTAGGTATTGTTTCTACCTTGTTAAATAGCATAGGGATTGAATTGGTGCTTTGGGGTTTTCCCAATCAGTTATTCAGCTTGGTTAAGACCTTCAATCTACTTGACTTAACATTTATCCCCATAACGTATATGTTACTGTATCAATACTTCACTAGATGGTTACCTTATTCCATCGCCGTGATTATTTTTGGATTATTAGGTAGCTTTATCGGACAACCTCTTTTTACTATGTTAGGTATATACGAGACAATCAATTGGGAGTATGTCTATTCTTTCCCTGTTTATTTGCTCATTGGTTTCGTTGGTAAACTGGTTGTTTCTTTTGCGAAGAAACATCAGACTAGATAA
- a CDS encoding zinc-dependent metalloprotease, giving the protein MKRKGLLSLSIITALTVLPAQMSASEVTTGVDSLGNVVEIGHELPKASIKGEETFSTASIVEATTEVEILDGNGNKKGDKVIKENKDMKDKESKQEEKEAKKEEKNLHKHSDDSEELFGIFDWFRNGDDSGSGGGTTPPTEPTGNRVVTVLIAVDEEYRAARPDWQTFTQNIVERADDAFIRDHGIDFEIKAVAEWSSQGNNASEILQDLDRDWNGRGYDFVVGFTRDAKFNSGGIAYVYPYAPNGSAISVNLDQGAENTWHAAQHEFSHNYGLGHDPQGSGIRCIMNYDYSYSVDYWDQEHDDVIQQHKTWFGQ; this is encoded by the coding sequence GTGAAAAGAAAAGGACTTTTATCATTATCCATTATTACTGCGTTAACTGTATTACCCGCTCAGATGAGTGCATCCGAAGTGACAACTGGCGTAGATTCACTAGGTAATGTAGTGGAAATAGGACACGAATTACCAAAGGCATCTATTAAAGGAGAAGAAACGTTTTCTACAGCTTCGATTGTAGAAGCAACTACAGAAGTCGAGATTTTAGATGGCAATGGTAACAAGAAGGGCGATAAGGTTATAAAAGAAAACAAAGACATGAAAGATAAAGAGTCTAAGCAAGAAGAAAAAGAAGCAAAAAAAGAGGAAAAAAATCTACATAAACATAGTGATGACTCAGAAGAATTATTTGGAATCTTTGACTGGTTCCGTAATGGTGACGATTCTGGATCCGGCGGTGGAACTACTCCTCCAACAGAACCAACAGGAAACCGTGTAGTGACAGTGTTAATCGCTGTTGATGAAGAATACCGTGCTGCTCGTCCTGATTGGCAGACTTTCACACAGAATATTGTGGAACGAGCAGATGATGCATTTATTCGTGATCATGGAATTGACTTTGAAATTAAAGCTGTGGCTGAGTGGTCTTCTCAAGGTAATAATGCATCTGAAATACTACAGGATCTAGACAGAGATTGGAACGGTAGAGGGTATGATTTCGTTGTAGGATTCACACGTGATGCGAAGTTTAATTCTGGTGGTATTGCTTATGTATACCCTTATGCCCCAAATGGTTCAGCAATAAGCGTTAACCTTGACCAAGGTGCAGAAAATACGTGGCATGCTGCACAACACGAATTCTCTCATAACTATGGTTTAGGACACGATCCACAAGGTAGTGGCATCCGTTGCATCATGAACTATGATTATTCCTACTCGGTTGATTACTGGGATCAAGAACATGATGATGTAATTCAACAACATAAGACTTGGTTTGGGCAGTAA
- a CDS encoding MBL fold metallo-hydrolase yields MAYVAIAIILLIAGIILFVNTFPAFGGDPSKEQKQAFEKLPNYKNGKFHNSVATNMKMTTAEILSFIKDSRNKTMERTPKEQLEMRKVDWEKIKSEEDSITWFGHSAFLLSINNKKLLIDPMLGPTASPVSFIGSKRYSQDILHIIEEMPLIDAVLLTHDHYDHLDYPSIKRLKNKVKHFFVPLGVGSHLIRWGVPSHEITELNWWEEVNFEGLTLALTPSKHFSGRRGWNRDSTLWGGWVILGEKTRFYTSGDGGYDDHFKQVGDTYGPFTFTMMEGGQYDDRWSWVHMRPEESVQAHLDVKGKTMMLIHWAAFTLSYHSWTDPIERAILKANEEGVELVIPLLGETVLLREERFSEVYDWWRAKRK; encoded by the coding sequence ATGGCATATGTAGCAATAGCAATTATTTTACTTATTGCTGGTATTATCTTGTTCGTTAACACATTCCCAGCATTCGGTGGGGATCCAAGCAAAGAACAAAAACAAGCGTTCGAAAAGCTACCTAACTACAAAAACGGAAAGTTTCACAACTCCGTAGCTACTAATATGAAAATGACTACAGCTGAAATACTGTCATTTATCAAAGATTCTAGGAACAAAACAATGGAACGAACTCCGAAAGAACAACTGGAAATGAGGAAAGTGGATTGGGAGAAGATTAAAAGCGAAGAGGACAGTATCACTTGGTTCGGACATTCTGCTTTTTTGCTTAGTATCAATAATAAAAAACTACTCATCGACCCAATGCTTGGACCAACAGCTTCCCCGGTATCTTTCATTGGCAGTAAGCGATACAGCCAAGATATTCTTCACATCATTGAAGAAATGCCATTAATCGATGCTGTGCTTTTGACACATGACCACTACGATCATCTAGATTATCCGTCTATTAAACGCCTAAAGAACAAAGTAAAACACTTCTTTGTCCCACTTGGTGTCGGATCTCATTTAATCAGATGGGGTGTTCCATCTCATGAAATCACCGAATTAAACTGGTGGGAAGAAGTAAATTTCGAAGGTTTAACATTAGCTCTTACGCCTTCTAAACACTTCTCTGGAAGAAGAGGATGGAATCGCGACTCCACGTTGTGGGGCGGCTGGGTGATCCTTGGAGAGAAGACGCGTTTTTATACGAGTGGTGATGGTGGCTATGACGATCATTTTAAACAAGTTGGAGATACATACGGTCCGTTTACCTTTACGATGATGGAAGGTGGGCAATACGATGATCGATGGTCGTGGGTACATATGAGACCAGAAGAATCTGTGCAAGCGCATTTGGATGTGAAAGGGAAAACGATGATGCTGATTCATTGGGCTGCGTTTACGTTGTCATACCACAGTTGGACGGATCCAATTGAGCGAGCGATTCTTAAGGCTAACGAAGAAGGAGTGGAGTTAGTAATTCCTCTGCTTGGGGAGACGGTATTATTGAGAGAAGAAAGATTTAGTGAAGTTTATGATTGGTGGAGAGCTAAAAGAAAATAA
- a CDS encoding matrixin family metalloprotease produces MKKKKYNKFALLSIIVLLASLVVEVPTSLAYVKNGSKWSNPTSLQYYVDSSTLYAGNEHYATWGATAWNSATEVEVSRTYSSSDNGRLTTIVTSTTDLGAYYAEAFRYNSSGSRCVQPTICTVVRGKIVINNVDFKKLSSTGVRRHETMTHEMGHILGLGHEDSSGVFSIMLSGGAGFIDRKSPTTDDFKGISAVY; encoded by the coding sequence TTGAAAAAGAAAAAATACAACAAATTTGCTTTACTTTCTATAATTGTCCTTCTTGCAAGTCTTGTAGTGGAAGTCCCAACTTCTCTTGCATACGTAAAAAATGGTTCAAAGTGGTCGAATCCAACTTCTTTACAATATTATGTGGATAGTTCAACACTGTATGCTGGGAATGAACATTACGCAACATGGGGAGCAACGGCATGGAATAGTGCAACGGAAGTAGAAGTTTCACGCACATATTCTTCAAGTGATAATGGAAGATTGACGACTATCGTCACATCTACTACCGATTTAGGTGCATATTATGCTGAAGCATTTAGATACAATTCAAGTGGGTCGCGATGTGTACAACCTACTATATGTACAGTTGTTAGGGGAAAGATTGTTATTAATAATGTAGATTTTAAGAAACTATCATCTACAGGAGTTAGAAGACATGAGACGATGACTCATGAGATGGGGCATATACTTGGACTTGGTCATGAAGATTCAAGCGGAGTTTTTAGCATTATGCTCAGTGGCGGTGCAGGTTTTATTGATCGAAAGAGTCCTACAACGGATGATTTTAAAGGAATCAGTGCTGTTTATTAA
- a CDS encoding penicillin acylase family protein, whose translation MELVTKRKFPLWPEKRRWRITISILLSLLLLSAIATGYFYWILNKSLPQTEGTIEIRGLLDEVSVYRDAAGTPHIEAKNQHDLFLAQGYVTAQDRLFQMDLSRRQASGMLSEVVGKQALDRDKFFRTLGLRRAAEKSMTLYSEEAKSALVSYAEGVNQYIQEAKVANKLPIEFTILGYEPTEWTELDSLTIGKYMAFDLGGHWEGQAFRHYLLQAFSEDKALELFPSYPKDGPTVIQAVKDATIDIEKSFASAVIPHEFNGSNNWVVSGDKSESGFPILADDPHLGLATPAIWYETHLQSPEINVSGVIFAGIPGIILGRNETISWGVTNVGPDVQDLYIEKRNPENKHEFLYNDTWEPAEVIEETIAIKDDEPVNYEVVITRHGPILSEFAHYEEADTALSMKWTALEPSTELEAVLRFSKATNWDEFKEALTYFHTPAQNFVFASTDGTIAYRANGLIPIRKKGDSVLPVPGWTDEYEWDGYVPWEELPTIVNPDSGYIATANNKIVGDEYPYHISNIWAQPYRQQRIVDVLESKEKLNADDMMKLQFDHYNLQAEEFTPILLEHLDTYPFSEIDKEALKTLENWNYTDDTELAAPLLFHFWMEEIANVLFKEEISDEMLDLFTGKAQVVDQLLRKAHQGDEVIWIKENGGLPSVLQESFQNAVTRASKFQGENPIKWKWGEVHAVSFDHPLSSVKPLHLLFNKEGSIPMRGSRVTVGAAGWKSETGKVNHGASWRTVVDMKNPLESYNVVGPGQSGHVMSPWYHDQMEDWTSGAYHKTLMSDGYRDDAKRLVLVPGNE comes from the coding sequence ATGGAACTCGTAACAAAAAGAAAATTCCCCCTATGGCCAGAAAAAAGACGTTGGAGAATTACCATCTCTATCCTTCTCTCCCTTCTATTACTCTCGGCCATCGCAACAGGCTACTTCTATTGGATCTTAAACAAAAGCCTACCGCAAACAGAAGGCACCATTGAAATTAGAGGTTTACTAGATGAAGTAAGCGTTTATCGTGATGCAGCTGGCACTCCGCACATCGAGGCCAAAAACCAGCATGATCTGTTCCTAGCGCAAGGGTATGTCACAGCACAAGATCGACTTTTTCAGATGGATTTAAGTAGAAGACAAGCTTCCGGCATGTTGAGTGAGGTGGTTGGGAAACAAGCGCTCGACCGCGATAAATTTTTCAGGACCCTAGGATTGCGAAGAGCCGCAGAGAAGTCGATGACCCTTTATTCAGAAGAAGCGAAAAGCGCTCTTGTTTCCTATGCAGAAGGCGTGAATCAATATATACAAGAAGCCAAAGTCGCTAACAAACTACCAATTGAGTTTACGATTTTAGGCTATGAACCTACCGAATGGACAGAGCTAGATTCTTTAACGATAGGAAAGTACATGGCATTTGACCTTGGTGGACATTGGGAAGGACAAGCTTTCCGTCATTACCTACTTCAAGCTTTCTCAGAAGACAAAGCTTTAGAATTGTTTCCTAGTTATCCAAAAGACGGTCCTACCGTGATCCAAGCGGTAAAGGATGCCACTATTGATATCGAGAAAAGCTTTGCTAGCGCGGTCATCCCTCATGAGTTTAACGGAAGCAACAACTGGGTGGTTAGTGGAGATAAGTCGGAATCTGGCTTTCCGATCTTAGCGGATGATCCTCACCTTGGTTTAGCTACTCCTGCTATTTGGTATGAAACACATTTGCAATCTCCTGAAATCAATGTGAGTGGCGTTATTTTCGCAGGTATTCCGGGAATTATCCTTGGACGTAACGAAACGATTTCTTGGGGCGTGACGAACGTTGGTCCAGATGTACAGGATCTTTATATTGAAAAGCGTAATCCAGAAAACAAGCATGAGTTTTTGTACAACGACACGTGGGAGCCTGCTGAAGTAATAGAAGAAACGATTGCGATAAAAGACGATGAGCCTGTGAATTATGAAGTCGTTATCACTAGACACGGTCCTATCCTTTCGGAATTTGCTCATTACGAAGAAGCAGATACGGCGCTTTCGATGAAGTGGACGGCTCTTGAGCCTTCTACGGAACTAGAAGCTGTGTTGCGATTTAGCAAAGCGACGAATTGGGATGAGTTTAAAGAAGCACTAACGTATTTCCATACGCCAGCACAGAATTTTGTCTTTGCTTCTACAGATGGAACAATTGCGTATCGTGCGAATGGATTGATTCCTATTCGTAAAAAAGGCGATAGTGTTCTTCCGGTGCCAGGGTGGACGGATGAATATGAGTGGGACGGCTATGTTCCTTGGGAAGAGCTGCCTACGATTGTGAATCCGGACAGTGGTTATATTGCCACGGCCAATAATAAAATTGTTGGTGATGAGTATCCATACCACATTTCGAATATTTGGGCACAGCCGTATCGTCAGCAACGAATTGTGGATGTGTTAGAGTCAAAAGAAAAACTAAATGCGGACGATATGATGAAGTTGCAGTTCGATCATTATAATCTTCAAGCAGAAGAGTTTACGCCGATTTTACTAGAGCATCTAGATACGTACCCATTTAGTGAAATAGATAAAGAAGCATTGAAAACCTTGGAGAATTGGAATTATACGGATGATACAGAACTAGCTGCTCCTCTCCTCTTCCATTTCTGGATGGAAGAAATAGCGAACGTTTTATTTAAAGAAGAGATTAGTGACGAGATGTTAGATCTTTTTACAGGAAAAGCTCAAGTGGTTGACCAATTGTTACGAAAGGCTCATCAAGGTGATGAGGTGATTTGGATAAAGGAAAACGGTGGTTTACCGAGTGTCCTTCAAGAATCTTTCCAAAATGCCGTCACCAGAGCAAGCAAGTTCCAAGGAGAAAACCCAATCAAGTGGAAATGGGGCGAGGTACATGCTGTCAGCTTTGATCACCCACTGTCTTCGGTAAAACCTTTACATCTCCTTTTCAACAAAGAAGGATCTATCCCAATGCGAGGTAGCCGAGTGACGGTTGGTGCCGCTGGTTGGAAGAGCGAAACGGGAAAAGTGAACCACGGAGCGTCTTGGCGAACCGTTGTGGATATGAAGAATCCATTAGAGAGCTACAATGTGGTGGGACCGGGTCAGTCGGGTCATGTGATGAGTCCTTGGTATCATGATCAGATGGAGGATTGGACTAGTGGTGCGTATCATAAGACGTTGATGAGTGATGGATACCGTGATGATGCGAAGAGGTTGGTTTTGGTACCTGGGAATGAGTAG
- a CDS encoding DUF3990 domain-containing protein, translating to MDFQLDDVAIFYHGTVDIYGNFIRKKGIRVFANSPVSLDFGPGFYLAQTNRDQVTELAKIRAKRVELPRPEILQLLEITPREFLKLRKNFRPVIISFKIRDKEKWGKLIHQDFFIHPTHVWQDHILNCRNTTTLCGHFDTTFGPVADGGIFSGYAHKIKAYETFNQLAIHTQRAADLFEVIDMEVIGE from the coding sequence TTGGATTTTCAATTGGATGATGTTGCGATATTTTACCATGGTACAGTTGATATATATGGTAATTTTATTAGAAAGAAAGGCATCAGGGTATTTGCCAATTCACCAGTCTCTCTAGATTTTGGACCAGGTTTTTATTTAGCACAGACTAATAGAGATCAAGTAACAGAATTAGCAAAAATTAGAGCAAAGAGAGTCGAACTTCCAAGGCCTGAAATTCTTCAGTTGTTAGAAATCACACCCAGAGAGTTCTTAAAGCTAAGAAAAAATTTTAGACCAGTAATCATTAGTTTTAAGATTAGAGATAAAGAAAAGTGGGGAAAATTAATACATCAAGATTTCTTCATACACCCTACTCATGTTTGGCAGGATCATATCCTTAATTGTAGAAACACGACAACATTATGTGGACACTTTGATACTACATTTGGTCCAGTTGCTGACGGTGGTATATTCTCTGGCTATGCACATAAAATTAAGGCATATGAAACATTTAATCAACTAGCAATCCACACACAAAGAGCTGCTGATTTATTTGAAGTAATAGACATGGAGGTGATTGGAGAATGA
- a CDS encoding NUDIX hydrolase gives MTQNTESTYSPPKHIVSAATIVLNEQNEILLLKGPRRGWEMPGGQVEVGESIKEAAIRETKEETGIDVEIVKFCGIFQNVEGSICNTLFLAKSVGGNLTTSPESLEVGFYSIEQALEMVSWKNFRQRIELCLTEDMHPFYVEF, from the coding sequence TTGACACAAAACACTGAAAGTACATACTCACCACCAAAACACATCGTTTCAGCAGCCACCATCGTTCTAAATGAACAAAACGAAATTCTATTACTAAAGGGACCAAGAAGAGGATGGGAGATGCCAGGTGGACAAGTGGAAGTAGGAGAATCTATTAAAGAAGCGGCCATTCGAGAGACGAAAGAAGAGACGGGTATTGATGTGGAGATTGTGAAGTTTTGTGGGATTTTTCAAAACGTCGAAGGCTCCATTTGCAATACGTTGTTTCTAGCTAAATCAGTAGGTGGTAATCTAACAACTTCACCGGAGAGTTTAGAGGTAGGGTTTTATAGTATTGAGCAAGCTTTAGAGATGGTTTCGTGGAAGAACTTTAGACAGAGGATTGAGTTGTGTTTGACGGAAGATATGCATCCTTTTTATGTTGAATTTTGA
- a CDS encoding serine aminopeptidase domain-containing protein has product MQKFKNPKFLLLFAILLIFIGSFAASLFNNSFGKVDVTRIYFDTPRGELSGLLYKPEGADDTPRPTIVATHGYLNSGEMQDAQAIEMSKRGYVVLALDQYDHGHSKHTGEKPIPFFSFWPQAIYDAVQFMYDQPFVLKDKNENGIIGVTGHSMGGFSSTHAVMLDELDFAESGIRKIFASLPVGSDYQWVKVLGFTDEDINNSYGPRFAGNIAAQYDEFFFNAEAAVAGKSVVKKDYVATEEGKGFLGNPETATAGEVYDVNGGKRIVYQPNETHPWNHFSKTSTGHAIDFYDMAFADYGDLVKVGTDGQTWMWKEWFSFVALVGFFLSFLPLIRLLSKVPFFQKSFTEKPKALSEPKTNGAKLARLLLLVFGGLYPALFFPALYSGDESGMRLLLQASMIVFVLSLGILIQTYRKATEKKIRICASIMVVLSVVQFFYLKNQATFLETTAFFGAPTVNPIAYWAINVSIVTLMIMVCYHFVSKKANGATIKNYGVTTSVQSVVASLGLAVSALVIGYALLFLVDAVFKTDFRLWTLAVKTFEVHHVVAVLKYAPLFFLYYFVVGLSVNMNTSGEKYNGAKGYVVAALHFIGGLLLYLGYHYGLLFTTGTAGYPGESLSSIIVIGLVPVLLVASIINRYFYLKTGNVYVGTFVNTLLMTTITVANTTLYTVF; this is encoded by the coding sequence ATGCAAAAATTCAAAAATCCCAAATTTCTGCTGCTCTTTGCCATTCTCCTCATCTTCATAGGAAGCTTTGCCGCATCACTTTTTAACAATTCTTTTGGAAAAGTAGACGTCACGCGCATTTACTTTGACACACCTCGTGGAGAACTTTCTGGACTTTTGTACAAACCAGAAGGGGCAGATGACACACCTCGTCCCACGATTGTTGCAACACACGGATATCTGAACTCCGGCGAAATGCAAGACGCACAAGCAATCGAGATGTCGAAGCGAGGATATGTAGTCCTGGCGTTAGATCAATACGACCATGGACATTCCAAACACACAGGAGAGAAACCTATTCCATTTTTCTCTTTCTGGCCACAAGCCATCTATGACGCGGTTCAGTTCATGTATGACCAACCGTTTGTTTTAAAAGATAAAAATGAAAACGGTATCATTGGTGTAACGGGTCACTCGATGGGAGGTTTCTCTTCCACACATGCCGTCATGTTAGACGAATTGGACTTTGCGGAGAGTGGTATTCGTAAAATTTTTGCTTCACTCCCGGTAGGATCTGACTATCAATGGGTGAAGGTACTTGGTTTCACGGACGAGGACATCAACAACTCTTATGGACCAAGATTTGCAGGGAACATTGCTGCGCAGTACGACGAGTTTTTCTTTAACGCAGAAGCAGCAGTGGCTGGTAAGTCTGTTGTGAAAAAAGATTATGTAGCGACAGAAGAAGGGAAAGGATTCTTAGGTAATCCGGAAACAGCAACAGCTGGAGAGGTGTATGACGTAAATGGAGGGAAGCGTATCGTTTACCAACCAAACGAGACACACCCGTGGAATCATTTCTCGAAAACATCCACAGGTCACGCGATCGATTTTTATGATATGGCATTTGCGGACTACGGAGACTTGGTCAAAGTAGGGACAGACGGCCAAACGTGGATGTGGAAAGAATGGTTCTCGTTTGTTGCACTAGTTGGTTTCTTCCTATCATTCTTACCGTTAATCAGGTTGCTATCAAAAGTGCCATTTTTCCAGAAATCTTTTACAGAAAAGCCAAAAGCTTTATCAGAGCCAAAGACAAACGGAGCAAAACTGGCAAGACTATTGCTGCTAGTATTCGGTGGACTGTATCCAGCGCTATTCTTCCCAGCGTTGTACAGTGGCGATGAATCTGGCATGAGACTATTGCTACAAGCGAGTATGATAGTGTTTGTCTTATCGTTAGGAATACTTATCCAAACTTATAGGAAAGCGACAGAAAAGAAAATTAGGATTTGCGCGAGCATCATGGTCGTGTTGAGCGTGGTGCAGTTCTTCTACTTGAAAAACCAAGCAACTTTCTTAGAAACAACCGCGTTCTTTGGAGCTCCAACGGTTAACCCAATTGCGTATTGGGCAATCAATGTATCCATCGTCACGCTGATGATCATGGTGTGCTATCACTTCGTATCGAAAAAGGCGAACGGCGCAACCATTAAAAATTATGGGGTGACAACAAGTGTCCAGTCCGTCGTCGCGTCACTTGGTCTGGCAGTGTCTGCACTTGTTATTGGTTATGCACTACTTTTCCTAGTAGACGCTGTATTTAAAACAGATTTCCGTCTATGGACATTGGCAGTAAAAACATTTGAAGTTCATCATGTGGTAGCTGTGCTAAAATACGCACCGTTGTTCTTCTTGTACTATTTTGTGGTCGGATTATCGGTGAACATGAACACTTCGGGAGAAAAATACAACGGAGCAAAAGGATATGTGGTGGCAGCATTACACTTTATAGGAGGATTACTTCTGTACCTTGGTTATCACTACGGATTACTGTTTACAACAGGAACAGCGGGATATCCAGGAGAATCGTTATCTTCCATCATCGTGATCGGACTAGTGCCAGTGCTGTTAGTAGCTTCTATCATTAACCGTTACTTCTACCTGAAGACAGGTAACGTGTATGTTGGAACGTTTGTGAATACTTTATTGATGACGACAATAACTGTTGCGAACACGACTTTGTATACGGTGTTTTAA
- a CDS encoding TetR/AcrR family transcriptional regulator, whose protein sequence is MSDIGADLRVVRTKEAIKTAFIELAEEKGFEATSVKDITTKAMINRGTFYSHYQDKYDLMTKCEEELVKELENKIIQKMPLVIANMETNNSDTLPFALLVPFFAFLQQNKRLVRILLGPKGDLSFHTKLKILMTNALFQGTSRPIINEEHLLVPREYFVSYVSSAHLGVIQEWVHSDRAEPPEEIARIIATMTINGPFFAAGLKK, encoded by the coding sequence GTGAGCGATATTGGAGCAGATTTGCGTGTAGTACGAACAAAAGAAGCGATAAAAACTGCTTTTATTGAATTAGCGGAAGAAAAGGGATTCGAAGCGACGTCAGTCAAAGATATAACGACGAAAGCTATGATTAACCGTGGGACATTTTATAGTCATTATCAAGATAAATACGATTTGATGACGAAATGTGAAGAAGAGTTAGTTAAAGAGTTGGAGAATAAAATCATTCAAAAAATGCCTCTTGTGATTGCTAATATGGAGACAAATAATTCTGATACACTACCTTTTGCACTCCTTGTTCCGTTCTTTGCTTTTTTACAACAAAATAAAAGATTAGTCCGGATATTATTAGGGCCAAAAGGTGATCTTTCTTTTCATACAAAGTTGAAGATTCTAATGACAAATGCATTATTCCAAGGTACTAGTCGCCCCATCATTAACGAGGAACACTTACTTGTGCCACGAGAATATTTTGTATCGTATGTATCGTCTGCTCACTTAGGAGTGATACAGGAGTGGGTACATAGTGATCGAGCAGAACCACCTGAGGAGATTGCTAGAATTATTGCAACAATGACAATTAATGGGCCGTTTTTTGCGGCTGGATTGAAGAAATAG